TTTAAACTAAAATAGTATTTACTAGAGATTTTTATACAAAATACTATATTTggcaaaaaaaaattacatttatacgTAGACATGAGAATAATTTCAATTTTACAATagaatgttatttttttttcttttatatggtGGTGGATGTTTGGGTTTCTTCGGTGGGTTTGAATGCAAATGTGCTTGTGAAATCTTGGAAAGGAGTGGTGCGAGGAAGCCTCAATTGGAGTGGAGCCGAGCTTAAATAGAGATTATATAGGTGACTGACTTTTGAATGTACAAATGATGTGTGTGAAGAAAATAGTGGAAAATAAAGTAATTATGTTCTTATACAGTAAATCAGATgtctgtgtatatatataaaaatgtacATTGTTAATGTGATAATGGCGAAAGGGTCTCTGACAAGTTAGAAGGAATTCCTCTGCCATGGGAGTTCATCTCCACAGCCTCAGCCTCAACTCGAAACTGTAATAATAATTCATCTGCTTCTTCGTCAAGTGATAATTTGAAAATTCAAATTGAGTTTCAAACGAAACTAAGGAAGTTTATGAAGAAGGTGGTGAAGGTTCCCTTCCATATGTAATAGATAAGGTCAAAGTCataaaccaaaaataaaaatggtgcaAGTTTTTTCTAGATTAGGGGTTACGTGTCAATATTAGCATTGTATTCACACTGACACATTCTACATTTTTATAGTTTTATTTGGATGTGCATGTGCACATCAATCAAGGGTAttgataatttataatataagttATATATATTTCTTTGGACTACTCACACATTCAGTGGGTCACATAATATTTACATAATGTACATTTTATATTTGTATAAttcttttaaataattaaatcttttgAAATATATTGAGAATACAAAGATTTGATTTttctcaataaaaaaaattattaaaaatgctCTCATGTGTATATTTGCTTTTCTATAATAAGAGTTGTCaactttattttttcttttagttttttttagtgtaatttagttatttatatttgtatttttttgttgttgttgtgtgaGTTGGTCTTTAgtgattttttagtttatttaaagTATATGTGTAGATGATTTAAGGTATATTTGATGCGAAATCAAGTTGATTTTGTACTTTTAGTatattttttgtaaatataaattttttaagttttttttattgttgttgtgtgggttgattttgggtatctttagttttttttttagtatattttggATTGATGTTTAGTTAATTTCTAATTAAGTAAATTTTCAGTTTTTCTTGACACATTTTACAATAGAGTGGTAagatttttaatgtttttttttgttttgatattttttagtttagggtttatacttttttaaatcctatgtttttttctcattacctgtttggaccctatgttttgacgaattactttttggatcctatgttttgtaaaattgttaaaataaaaccctgaactcaattttgatgaagaaaaaattgaatataacaacacagtttttgagcagaatgattttatttttgttctgaattgttagttttgtaaattatttgtgattttagttgagaagacatttaccaaaatcgggtttagggttctattttaaccattttacaaaacatagggtccaaaaagtaatttgtcaaaacacagagtccaaacaagtaatgggaaaaaacacagggtccaaaaagatataaaccctttagtttattttgggtttatgtttatatgttctcatatatatttttagtttattttgacaCAATTTACAATATGTAGTAAGAAATTTTGCAATGTTgttttttagattattttttgTTGAAGCAACGTGTTGATGTTTAGTTTATTTGCATGTGTTTTTTCAACACTGTATTGTTATGGGGCTACTGTCTAGTTGAATTTAAGTTGTTTTTTCAACACTGTATTGTTATGGGGCTACTGTCTAGTTGAATTTAAGTTGTTTTTTCAACAATGTATTACTGTGGGGTTGTTGTCTAATTGAtatcgtatttttgtaattatgaaactttaaaatcttatttttaaaaatttgagttagtaaaattgaaaaaaagctTTAGGAATCatcaaaatgtaaaaaaaaaaaagagtgtaTTTATGAAAAAACTATTTACTAAGGGTCCCATAACCCGTTTTTAACTCGGGCCTCCACTTGTAACGATTGTAATCTGTTTCTAGGCATACATAGTGTATTGAATCATATGGACAAAGATTGAGCTAGAATCAATATGATTCAATACATTATGTGGAATAATAGAgtgaagttttaaaaaatataatttttatactattaatgtgcaaaaatatgataattatatttttcttaatttatatggaaaaatttatttaaaaaaaaattaaagtatgagaaacacaattagtagctaattaaaatatgaaaatgccacatttttttttattgtaattatgttttctttgattttgaatgttattttattttattttccttcatttctatattatttcttttttttccttatttattttttcttcaatttcttctttttttttttctaccaatttttttcttcattcttttttttttatttcaattcttccattcttattcttcttttcatttttatttatttatctattttttctttcatttgcatggttttgttatttttgttcatatttttttttagttttctttctttttttcttctatttttttatttattattttctccttccatttttttcttttttctttttctattttcaCACATGTGAGCTttgttatctttctttttttcctcttccatttttttcattcatttgtttctttccattttttcattatttttcttcttcttattttcatttttattcattcttgtgtttttttttccttcatcatttattttgttttgtcatattttttttagttttatttccttatttttttcttcattttttgtacttattatttACTCATtcaatttttttcccttttttcacatatattttaacattacataattattttactattttactatttttttatttattatattttattattgtaattttttttatagtttttttccactatatgtaaaaaaattcaaatcaatttttcagCATTTTTTTTTACTGTAACTCTTATAGGAACActaaaatttggaaagaaaactaataaaaatatgaaaacatgaatgggtaaccagtttccctgatgagaacattcaaatctagaaaaaaatttGGGTGgatcttatttttttttctatcttcagattTGTGGTAATTGGTTACATTCCCGTTccttgtgtgtatatttctgggggtaactgaTTACGTTCACgttttttgtgtgtatatttccgGGGCTAACTGattaccttcacattctgatgtgtgtgtatatttctgggttctttatggtaacttgttacctatgttactaaaatcatagttacttcttctttcttccttttttaatgaagtgttcatcctctttttctttcaaatttgatgtttctttcatattttatatgagtaactcgtcacccctcttatgacATAAAATTACTTCTCTTAGGATAACTGGTTACTCTttctggtacatgttatttaacctagctctaggattttttttttacataactgtcaaaaatcaatcaagtaactaTTACCTTACCgaggatttgaaaaaagaaacgtacaatctaaaaaaatggaaaaaaatgtttataataaataaaaaataattttaaacacaattcttattaaaaaaaaaattgcaaaacaaccaaagaaaaattcaatataaaattagtaatataaaaaaagCAAATAAgctataaaaataataatcaaattacaaacatacccttccaatttaataaaacttgattaagagtaaaactatggcataaaccaacatttatacaaaaatatgggaaaataaacccataaaaataaaaattcttaaTCATTAAAAATCATTGAAAAAAACATAGTTTACACTATTAAAAatcttatataaaatataatttccttAATAATAGACTCATATCGTATTAAAGGCGccatgaaaataattattattcgaagggaatttactcatttggtaccatttgtttttgcaaagtatcgacTTGgcaccctctgttttcaataatgtttaTATGCTACTTCGTATTTTGAAAATATAGATATTTGATAtcctaattgataaaattttgtcaatatgatcaaactgtcagcagttatatataatttgtagctCGTATGATTGatagtaatttgattaaattggtaaaattttattaattaaacttgAGTTTAGGAtactaaatatgtacaattttaaaatacagggtaacAAATATATACGATTTTAAAACATacggtaccaaatatgtacgatttcaaaatacaaaaTATCAAATAAGCATTATTTATAAatacaaattattaaaataatactttgcaaaaatataaaGTTTTAGCTACCATATTCGAAAGTAGCCAGCATAACAAGCAACTTTTTCAAATCCAAACGACGTGGTTTTGGGCTCTGCAGAGATGATAAGAAGAAAAATCTCGATGCCTGCTGCTCAGTCGATGTACGACGAATATGATCATAATTCTTAATCATTTCCAACACTTGTCCAATTTATTCTACTTTCAGATACTACAGACGGACACATCTTAATTAGAAAATATGTGATTGATGGAATGTCCACGTTACACTCCAATACTTTGAGTTCAGATATAGTGAGATTggataagattaaaaaaataCACAAGAATAAAAGAGTTAATATTATATCAACAACAAATTTGATAGAAAAAAATTGGATACAAagtagattttttattttttatttcttatgaTGAACATATATAAAAATGAGAATTTAATAGGATAAAATTATGTCAAATTTTTCAATAGAATTAAAATTTTCCAAAGATTTGTAgattaatgaattaatttttttcaataatattttaataaaattatatgataAAAGTTCTCAAATCTAATTTTACTCTCTAAATGTGACCAAATGGACTTTTTTTTAGCAAACGATCATAGGTTTGCTGAGGATGGCTGTTTATTGACCAGTAGAGAATTAAAAGGAAACTTTTACAAGTATTTTAGTaaaaagtatatattttttaaatttcttcaaaacaataataataatagtaataataataataatatattttttttaattaaaataattttatgttttataatttattcataattttttttcattaattttctaaatacttaaaaaaaaaacttttcataacactactacaaaaactaGTTATTATGACACTATTTTAGGATATTTAGCTAGATATGAACCCTAAAAACATTTctaagactttttaggacactcagtgagagtttttaaaaaataatttttaggacACGCAGTGCGAGCCCTAATTACTGACGTGAGTCCTAAAAGACAATGAATAAATTTGAGTCATTAGAGATTTTTAAAGACACACTTTaagtgtcctaaaagagtattgagGGCACTCAAAGTGGACcctaaaaaacaataaataaataaagtaaaagtttattaataactaaattgaaaaaaaaaaaaaaaagataatacaAAAATTAGAAAACCCTAAAATTGTACCAACCCCTTCACTCTCCTCTCTTTTCTTCTACCCGcctcacacacactctctctctatttctctctcGCGTCCCAACTCTGCCAGTCGCCACCAGCTACACGCACCATCCTAGGAGATGTAGGACGCTATCGACCTCTGACCCACGCGAGTCCTCCGCCTCACGCGCGACCTAAGGCTTCCAACAAACCCCTCGAAGTTGTAGTGGTAGCTCGTCGCAAGCTCTCTTCCAACCACGATCGGCGGCTCTCCGGCCACCGCTCGCCTACACGCACCGCCCAGGCGTATTTCCCAGCCCCCTGAAAACCCTAGCCCCGCGAGCCCTAAGCCATACGCGTCGCCTAGCCCTCTCGACGGTGCCTTCAAAGTTCAGCGACTTTGTGGGTTTCCGAAAATTCTTGGGCATTTTCCGACTGCTTCGAGCCACCccgagccaaatgaccaccacaaCTACATTCCTTGTGCTTTGAGATTCAAAACCTAGTAGCTATTTTTCCCCAACCACCACCTTTGAGTGGTGGCGCTGCCTCCGGAGTTCCACCGCAGTTTGTTccattaatattaattaattttaaaaaaaattaaaaatataacttttaagggcTCGCAACGCACGTCCTAAGAAACTctactttttaaggctctcaaatagagggctCGCGCCCCGCGAGCCCTAAAAGGCCTACTTTATAGTGGTATAAAAATATCTTTATATTATAGTTATGacaaaaaagtaaaaataaagaaaaaaattatttctcttgAACTTTTAGATAGAATAATGATACGTGCACTAAAACTATGCACTAAAATATTACACCAACTGATGTGACActattttttaaaacagtgggtccCATCTGAAATAAATGTGATTGATTAAAACAAATTATCATGTCAATTGATGTAATATTTTGATGTAGATATCATTATCCTTATAGATATAAGTAACTAATAATTCATATGgagaaagtaaaatttaatatataatcaaGATAAAAGGTAAAAACTGATATGCGTAATTTAGGCTATATTTGGTATGAAGGAGAGAGAGTATGATAGATGAAGAGTTTAGGAAAGATGGAGAGTATGATGGATGGAGAAAATAGTTGCTTACATTTATATTGTTTGTTATTAGGTGTGAAATTGGAAGGATGaaaatgaaattaattattaaaattaccattttatatttttaatataaatatttattattttttaaaatgacatATATGTCATTTACATAGTATTTTTTGTCGTTTTCTTAGATCCCTCCATCTCTCAATCTCCTTTCCTCTTGCCAAACAAAATTATTCAACCTCTCATTCCACTACTCTCCCTCGACCCCTCTCTTCTCCCTACCAAACATGTGTTAATCTTTAATACATATTGAAAATTAAACCTAATATTAAAaatggtttatacatttttggaccctgtgttttgactcattacttgtttggaccctgtattttgataaattactttttggaccctatgttttgtaaaattgttaaaatagaaccctaaacctgattttggtcaatattttctcaactaaaattacaaataatttaacaaactaacaattcagaacaaaaataaaatcattctgcttaaaaactgtattgttatattcaatttttttttcatcaaaattgagtttatggttctattttaactattttacaaaacatagggtccaaaatataatttattaaaacatAGAGTCTAaataagtaatgagacaaaatagaGAGTCCAACAAATTATAAACCCtctcaaaaatgaaaaataaaaagctAGTGTACGATATATACTTCCgtcatttaacaaaattaaaataaataatttttatttggaAATTAAACCGAGCAAGTCGGGATTTTGGTCAAATCTACACTACTTTTAACATAATTAATTCATTGATATTTTCAAAGACTGACGTAAGATAGAACCTGTGAGGAAATCTTGATGACCTGAATCATGTAGTAATAGTATCTATTTTGTAATTAGCTAATTACAATTGCTAGCATGATAAGAGAGTAGAGACCATACAAAACACACCATTCCATATAATTTCTCTTTTAACTTTATCATAATTCATGAATAGTGTTCATGATGAAAGGCAATACTTGAGTTGAGTTGGCCAAGTGGGAAATTTTCAACAAAGGAAAAATGAGTCTAAGTGGGGGATCTACGAGAATTTTCATCTCTAATATTTTTCTATTCAATCAACTTGTTGTGACCAACCGCATAGtattaaacacaaaaataactCAACTTGTCTTTTGTCCTAACATTATTTTAGGATCAACTTGAGGATGTGTTTTCTTATTTATCCTTATTCTTCTTCTTGAACTTTCATATTTGCACTCCATTTCCTCAACTTGTCCACTTATATATTGATTAGTCGGAcatatttttctctttttccTTTTTATAGAACTCCTTTTTCCCTCTAATCCCTATCGCTGACTCAATTTCCTTGCGTTATTTGGGACAGTCACGTGGTGATTTTGATAATATGATAATCACCGGTCTACCTAGCTAGCTATGACTTGACTTAAAGCTTACACGTCTTTCAACCTGATTCCCATTTCATCTTATCTCATCTCATCCCTTGATCAAGGTTTATCATACTTTTAACGTTTATTAAGGGCTTAATAATTGTTATTAGATATCCAAAAATGAGCCTTTTTTTTCCTCTTCAAGATACTTTAAATGGTGAAACCCAAACCTAATTAACCAAGGGACATGCAATGACGCAAAGCAAATCATTGCATGTTGCGGTGAGTGCAAAACTTGAATCTTCTACAGTACTTTTGGGTCGAGTATTTTAATTAACCCAACTTGGTTAGGGAGAGACAACGTGAGAAGATAACGGAAaaatgtgaataaataaatataataaatggcCCCCGCAACTTTGTAAATCTTGTCAAGTTGCTGAAAAGCCATGGGCGCTGGGAAGATGGGGGTTGAGCCTGGTCCTACAAGCTTTCAAACCGAAAAGTTGATTGTGGTTTGGAACTGTTGTTTGTAGGACCATCTTCTATGCATGCACATCTTTCACCATCACACTAACTCTCGTATAGAACCAGacaaattatactttttttttcttaaattaaaaagaagaagaacagcCTCTGTGGTACACCAGGCACATATTTTACTCCTCACATGTGGGGTCCTTTCCCACGTGCTGTAGGCCACACCCCTCACCCACTTTACATTTATATCAATGGACTTATAATATTGTCACATTTTTCTCTCGGAAAAACTTGGTCTTTGGACCAGAATCTCTTAGCTATGAAATAAGTGCAACTAGAATATATGTTACTGAGTTTGAGGCTCACTCGGTCACTCCTATGCAATTTGTATGATTCTTAGATCACTGTAAGAATCTTCATTAAGTAATGCTTGCTTTGGATTTATTCGATACATTCAATATAATAACACTTACTCGTTAGCTTAATCTCGAAACATACTTGCATTAGCACAAGTATATTTCTTGCCAAATGAAATTGCGTAAAGATCAAATACATCAGCAAAATAAGTAGCAGAATTATAGCATTACAGATGAAAGGATTGATGAAAAAAAAGCTCAATACAACCGAAGGCTTTAGACCAAGCCACTCTTACTAAACCACAGCATGGACATGAGACACAGTACTGTGGCCCCAGCAGCCAGCCTAACGTTCAATTCAAATCCTACTACcactaaaaaaagaaaaattgagGCAAAAGTACCCTATTGTTTGCCtgtaaaatgtgatttttcctTAAATCCTCTATAGCTGGAAGCAGAAAAGATTTTTCCCAACTCATTTTGGAAGCTGTGGTTGAATCAAGCTGCTGATATACCACTAGAGCAATCTTTCGAAGAAACATCATGACCAGACAAAACCTTTTGTTTCCTGCCATGTCGTCGGTGGCTATCTCTTGCTCCTCCTCGAACCACCCCTCCTCCTATTCCCGTCCCCTCCCTCAAACCCCGCCGCTGATCCACCTGTCTTCATTAGTTTCAGGTAAACATGCCAAACAGTGAAAACCCTTCTAACAACATACCATACAACTCTGAATTGTTCAATATTCAACATGAAAGTTGTATAAGATAACTAGCAAAATAAGCATAGGTCTAACTAACCCCTACACAAAAGCTTTGAAGATGAGCAGCGAAGCCTGAAGAAGAATCATCGACGCTTGTCCTGATTCCATTGTTCATATCGGTGGAACTACGTTTATTACTGGAACTTGAAGTTTCGCAATAAGATGCATAGGAGGAGGAAGATGTCGTTGAGGTTTCGCAGTAGGAACTACTGCTTGATCCAAATGCATCATTGCCCCCTTGAAACATATCTTCAAATAATTGCTGCAATTCCTCAAAGGTTTCTTCCCCACTTTCCTGCTAAATTTTCACAATCAAAATAATGTTTCTTTTCTCTTGTGTGCGTTTTCTATGATTTTTCATTACACAAGGCACACTACGCTCTTTAATTTATTAGTCACCCCAAACACTTGTTTAATTACTCTTCCTCCTAGCCTTAGAATTGGTAGTTGAACAAACAAAATTGTATGACAGACATATTCATTGGCCCACTTCGCCTTTGTTACACACTACGCACTAATAAAGGTGAAActtacaaaaaattataaaaagtaaTCAAGGATTATCCCTTTTAAATGGGACCTTAAGAAGTGGAGTTCCTACTCCTAGCATCTGAACACAACCATAACAcgaaagaagaataaaaaaaattgaggcgTATCATGAATGATAATAAATATTGAttaaaaaaatgtcatttgcAGACCCTAAAGTGGCCCATCCAGAATTCCTTATAGGATGCAGCCATTATTAATGTCTCCTTTCTCAAAGTACCTCGCTTTTAGTGTGAGGCACAGGAACATAAAATTCATAGCAAAAGTCTACATCATAGGACTTACCAAAAAGTGAGACCAATTCTCCCTTAATTTGATCCAACTCCAAAAACATTAGCAAAACCAAGATTCAATTTTGAagatatttggtgttacaaacaCTGGAAAATGTACCAAACCCTTTTTTTAATatttactttaatatattaagaTAAAGAAAGAAATGAATAAAGTTTAAGCTAACTCACATTAGGCTTTGTTTGGCTCATCATAACAGCCATCTCGCTCAAAAAATCACCCATACCCTGCATCAACAAGTTAAAAATTACCATCAGTACCATACCATAATCATCAtcattaaatcataaacaaataTTACCAAAGACTGGGCTTGAGAATATCTTAAAGATGCCCacttaatgaaaataaaaaataaatgaatcaGGGAATAGGGAGCAATAATTGAATAGGATATGGTCTATTATAACCTTACAGAGCAAGCTCTGATTTGGTTTGCAAAGGCTGAGAAAGGTCAGAAGGAAAGCAAAAAGTCAACATGTCTTGAACCAATGAGGTTACAAACTTGATTCTTTGTACTTACACTTTCGTCATCATCGCTGTCGTAGACTCCGAC
This genomic interval from Humulus lupulus chromosome 8, drHumLupu1.1, whole genome shotgun sequence contains the following:
- the LOC133794589 gene encoding uncharacterized protein LOC133794589 isoform X1 → MANGDEKSSDFYAVLGLKKECSTMELRNAYKKLAMRWHPDRCSASGNAKFVEEAKKKFQAIQQAYSVLSDENKRFMYDVGVYDSDDDESGMGDFLSEMAVMMSQTKPNQESGEETFEELQQLFEDMFQGGNDAFGSSSSSYCETSTTSSSSYASYCETSSSSNKRSSTDMNNGIRTSVDDSSSGFAAHLQSFCVGVDQRRGLREGTGIGGGVVRGGARDSHRRHGRKQKVLSGHDVSSKDCSSGISAA
- the LOC133794589 gene encoding uncharacterized protein LOC133794589 isoform X2, encoding MANGDEKSSDFYAVLGLKKECSTMELRNAYKKLAMRWHPDRCSASGNAKFVEEAKKKFQAIQQAYSVLSDENKRFMYDVGVYDSDDDESGMGDFLSEMAVMMSQTKPNESGEETFEELQQLFEDMFQGGNDAFGSSSSSYCETSTTSSSSYASYCETSSSSNKRSSTDMNNGIRTSVDDSSSGFAAHLQSFCVGVDQRRGLREGTGIGGGVVRGGARDSHRRHGRKQKVLSGHDVSSKDCSSGISAA
- the LOC133794589 gene encoding uncharacterized protein LOC133794589 isoform X3; its protein translation is MANGDEKSSDFYAVLGLKKECSTMELRNAYKKLAMRWHPDRCSASGNAKFVEEAKKKFQAIQQAYSVLSDENKRFMYDVGVYDSDDDESGMGDFLSEMAVMMSQTKPNQESGEETFEELQQLFEDMFQGGNDAFGSSSSSYCETSTTSSSSYASYCETSSSSNKRSSTDMNNGIRTSVDDSSSGFAAHLQSFCVGTGGSAAGFEGGDGNRRRGGSRRSKR